In the genome of Bosea sp. BIWAKO-01, the window TGCGCCGCGTTGCCGTGGCGCGGCGGGGCTGAGGATGACGCGGGCGCATCATCCTTAGCGACCGCCGAGCAAGATCTCGTACAAGCGACGGAGATCTCAGTGACGGAACCAGACGGTGACGATTGGGTATCCGACAAAAGTCGTCTCCATCGGCACGCCTATCGTACTGGCGTTAGACTCGCCGATCTGTATGGTTTGCCCCAAAAATAAATGGGGGGATCAAACAAATAATGTCCGAAAAATATAAGGGCTTCGAGCTCAAGGGGAGCACGCTTCGCAAGAAATGCGAGGTTGCGATCAATCTGGGCGACAAGCGGCATCACATCGCCACAGGCGATACAATGGACGACGCCTTTATCGCAGCCCGTACCTGGGTTGATCTGTCCTTTGCTGCTGTAAAGCAGGGCCGACGCGAAACCCACATCGCAACCGCCGAGCAGTATGAAACGTACCTTCGCACCCAGCTTCTAAAGCAGTACGAGCGTGCGATGCTGGCGGAGAACGCAGCCGGAATCAAAACGGCAGGCGAGCTTGCTTGCGCAGCTGGATGGTCGGATTACGGGACGGCGAATCTCCATTACGGCAAGTTGGGTCGAAAGGTCGGCGAGGCGCTTTCGCTGACCTTCAAGAAAATGGACCATGATGGATCGGATTTTCTGATCAGCGCTCTCGCCAATGAAGTTAGCGGGACTCAGACAGAGCGCGTGAATTGGAAATTTGAGATGCACCCAGAACTTGTGCAGGCACTAAAAGCCGTTGGCATTGTCGAGTAGCCATTCGCGATCGTGATTTCACCCCGCACGCGGCATTGGGGCCTCGGGCGCCCCTGCTTCTTCGCAAGCGGGGAGTGGTGTGGCGGTCTGCTTCTGGGCAATACGCCAATACCCGCAAAGGGCGCGTTCGAGAAGCGCGAGCGATGGGGCCCGGAGCAGGCGACCTTCCGCCTGCTTCGGTCAATTCCCGCGCAATGACCTCCGACCCAAGCATGATGTGCTCACATTCCTTCGGCTCTGGAAGGGGCGTATGATCGAGGGCGAGCTGGCCTCCTCGCCGTCTAATTGGGAACGCAGGAGTCTGTTCCGATGACCACGCTTCATCGCGAAGACCCATCGTTGGACGGCCGCCCGGAGCACACCGGCGGAAACGATTCGACGGGACCGGATTCGGGCTATCTCAGACGGCAGATGCTGATCGGCGGAGAGTGGCGCGACGCTGCCTCAGGCCAGACGATCGTCGTCGAGAACCCGGGCCGAAAGGAGCCGCTCGGGGACGTGCCGCGCGGTGGGGCCGTGGACGTCGATCTCGCGGTCGCGGCGGCTGGCGCCGCAGGCCCGGCCTGGGCGCGGATTTCGGCGCGGGACCGCGGGCGGGCGTGCCTGGCCATCTCCGAGGATCTGGAAGCCCGCGAGGAGGAGCTGGCGCGGCTCATCGCCAGCGAGACCGGCAACGCTCTTCGCACGCAGGCGCGCGGCGAGGCCAAGTGGGTCGCCGATGTGTTCCGCTATTTCGGCGGCCTCGCGAGCGAGTTGAAGGGCATGACCGTCCCGCTCGGCGAATCGATGCTAAGCTACACGCGACGCGAGCCAATCGGCATCGTCGGCGCGATCGTGCCGTGGAATGCCCCGGCCCAGCTCGCGTCGCTCAAGATCGCGCCCGCGATCTGCGCGGGCAACACCCTCGTGCTCAAGGCCGCCGAGGATGCGCCGCTTGCCGTGCTCATGATCGCGGAGATCTGTCAGGCGCACCTCCCGCCGGGGGTGGTCAACGTCCTCACGGGCTACGGTGCGGAGTGCGGCGGGCCGCTCACCACCCATCCCCGCATCCGCAAGCTGAGCTTCACGGGCTCGACCGCGGTCGGAAAGGCGATCATGCGGTCGGCGGCCGACCGGGTGGTCCCTGTCTCGCTTGAGCTCGGCGGAAAGAGCCCCTCCATCGTCTTTCCCGATGCGGACGAGGACTGGGTCGTCGAGGGCATCATCGCTTCGATGCGCTTTACGCGCCAGAGCCAGTCCTGCACGGCGGGATCGCGGCTGTTCCTGCACGCCGACATCTTCGAGCCGTTCCTCGACAAGCTCGCCGCCAAAGTGAAGTCCCTGAAGATCGGCGATCCGCTCGACGAGGCGACCGACATCGGCTCGATCATCAACGAGCGCCAGTTCACGAAGGTCTGCGGCTACATCGAGGAAGGCCTCCTCCGGCCCGACGCACGCCTCGTGACCGGTGGATTGCCGCCGCGCGAAGGTCCGCTCGCGACCGGGTACTTCGCGATTCCGACGATCTTTGCCGATGCGTCGAACGACTGGCGGCTCGCCCGGGAGGAGATCTTCGGGCCGGTCCTGGTCGCGATCCCCTGGCGCGACGAAGCCGACGCGATCCGCATGGCGAACGAGAGCCACTACGGGCTGGCCGCCTATGTCTGGTCGCGCGACATCGGCCAGGCGCTGCGCACCGCGCACGCGGTCGAGGCGGGCTGGGTCCAGGTGAACCAGGGCGGCGGCCAGCTGCTCGGCCAGTCTTACGGCGGTGTCAAGGAAAGCGGGATCGGGCGCGAGATGTCGCTCGAAGGCATGCTCGACAGCTTCACCGAGACGAAGACGATCAACGTCAACCTGGCGCTCCCGCCGCCGCCACGCTGAGGCGGATCGGGCTGGCCATCCTGAGCCTGTACGGCAAGGTGATCCGAAAGAGCATCGGCCCGAAAAATGGATTGCGGTTCTCGGGAAAAGCCGATGCCAACACAGGAGGTCAGGTCATCGGACCGGATACGATATCCGGTCCGATGACCTGACCTCTTCGCCCGGCTTTTCGCCCGCGCCCAGAAGGTCCGTCGGTGCCTGAATTTGCGTTGTGTCAACGACCGGACGACGCACCGCGAGGAAACTCGCCACTGCCGCAACTCAGGCGGCTGAGACAATTCAGGAGGTCACATGCCTGCAACGAAGCCTGTCTCCACCTCGCCAGCTCCGGACCAGATCGGAGCAACCGCCCTGGTCGACGAAGGCATGCGGATCGTCAAGGCGCAGCTTGCCTCGGCCAGGGTGCTGCCACAGAGCATCTGGGAAACCCAGTTCGCGATGGTCTCGGAAATTCTGGCCTTCATGGGGCGCCGAATGCAAGCCCAGGCCGAATTCTGCGCCAGGCTCGGCGACTGCAGGGAGATCGCCCAGGCGGTCGACGCCCAGCAGGATTTCGCCAAGGGAGTCAGCGGCGCCTATACCGACGAGGCCGAGAGACTGTCGACGCTCGCCCGCAGGAACATGGATGCCTGGACCGGGGTCGGCGCCCAGTATGTGTCGGGCTGGACGGGCACGAAAGCCGCAGCCTAGGCGTCTACCCGGAAACCTGTCTGAGCCGACATTCGTCGTTCGGCTCAGACCGTTCATCGGGTCGCCTTCGCCAGCGCTGTCGTCCGGCACGCCATTCGCCCCTGATCGGCGCTAAATAATAACTTCGGCACGACCTCACAACTTATTGATATCCAAAAATATTTGTCGATCGGACGGGGCGAGGAACCGGCGCCGATCAGGGGACAAAAAGCGCGCCGAACCACGACCGGCAGCATGACCCAAAGCTGGCCCCGAGCAGATTCCGGAAAAATCGGCTCTTGGCCGGTCCTGTGCCTGATCCGACCTTGGGGACGCGGTCGCAAACTGCCGCGGGACCACGTCACCGTTAGTCGGCGTCCGCGGAGCCCGCTGGCGAATTGCGTAAGCAATCGCGTCGCGATCAGCCGAAAAGGGCGGGTACGCTGAGCTTTGCATGGAGCGCATTCATCTGGGCAGGCTGGAGCCCGAGCGCCTGGCCGAGGCTCGCGAGGTACTCGGCCTCCGCCTGGCTGTCGAGGTCAATGCCGAGAACAGAGACCGTATAGACTTGCTGCTCAAGGCCCTTCGGCACCTGCTTCACGAGGCCCGCCACGTCGACCGGCGCGGCAAGCTCGCGGTTCACGAAGTCAATGTCCTGCGGCGAGGCGTCGCCAAGCGCTTCCATGATCTTCTGCCTTTCGCCATCATCGAGTTCGCCGTCGCACTTCGCCGCCTGCAGCATGGCTTTGAGCATGAGCCCCGCGGCGGCCTCCTGCTGCGGCTTGGGCGCGACATTGGGCTCCCCGGCATTCTGCAGGGATTGATTGAGCACATCCCCGAACGACCCGCCCGTCCCGGCCGGCTCAGCTTTGGCGCCACCGGATCCGGCGGCAGCCCCACCCAACGCCGAGGCGAGGCCCCCGATGATGGCATCGAGCCCGGTTCCGCCCGACGCAGGGCCTGCGCCCGGACGCGCGGCGCCCGTGGACGCTCCAGCGAGTTGTTCGAGCAGCCCGCCCAGACCGTTCGGCAAACCCGGCCCGCCTGCACTGCTGCCAAGGATGGAGCCCAGTATGTCCTGCAGGCCTGGCTGGGCCGCGCTCGCGCCGGCAGGCCCCCCGCGTTGCGGAGCGGTGGTGCCGCCCGCGCCGGCGCCCAGGATCGAACCGATCATGTCGCCGAGGCTTGGTTGCGTGCCGGAGGAGCCAGGATCGGGCGCCGATGCTCTGCCAGAGCCACCGTACTGGCCAACAGAGCCTTGGTTATCGGGGCTCGGGGCGGCTGGAGCGTTCGGACCTGCCGATCCGCCGAGGAGCGAGCCGAGCATATCGTTCATGCTGGTCTGTGCGCCGCCGCCTGGCGTCGCGGCCCCGTCTTTTCCCTTCTGGCCCAGCATGTAGCCGACGCCCTTGGCGGCGACGACGCCGATCGCAAGCTTTGCAAGCGTCCCAACGAGGCTCATGGCCTCCTCCGCAGCGGTGCAGATTGATTTACGGCCTGGCGATTATCCGAGTTAGGACCGCGACCTTCGAAAGAGTCAACTACGCGAGGCTCGGATAGCGTTGGTCTGATATTCCCTGGAGCGGGCCCGGTCCGGGACCGGGCAGTGCCTGCAGGCATGATGCTGGCCTGGGGGACAAGTGCCAGGTCGCCCAATTCGGAGCGCAGCCTTCGACGCGGCGGTGTCGTCCAAACGTCATATGCAGGAGTCCATGTTGGGGCGTCGAAGGCACTGCTTCGCAGCGCCAACCGTCAATACCGGCGACCGAGGCATTGAGAGGAAACGCGACTATGCATGACCTGCCGAAAAGCCTGATGGAACCGTGGAAACTGTCTCTGACCGCGGCCGTCAAGACACACAGGCTCGCCCTCGACAATGTGCGGAAGCTGGGCGAGCAGCAGCTGGACATGATGCGTGCCAGCATGGACCTGGGGTTTGCGCGCCTGAGGGCAGCTGCGGAAATTAGGGATGCCCAGGACCTGCTGGCTTTCCAGTCCGGCCAGATTGAGGCGGCGATGAGCCTGTCGGAGAAGCTGATCGCTGATGGCAAGGCGCTGGCTGACCTCGGCGACGGTATCTTGGCCGAGTGCGGCAGGTTGACTGAGGATGTCATCGGCCAGCCGGCGCTGCCCTTGCCGGCGCAGTCTCCAAGAAAGGCGGCCTGAGCGGCTCCCGGAACACGCTGTCATCGTCCGGTCCGTGGCGGGTTTCGGACCGGGCCCGGCGATGACGCGAGGTGGCGGCCGGGGCGGCAGACGCCGAGTTTCCGAGGAAGAGGAGAGATCCTCCATGCGAGCGAACGCTGTCGCTGAGATCCTTGCGAGCGCTGACGAGCGTGCGGCGTTCGACATGGCCTGGGTCCAGATCGAGCGAAACGGATTGATTGTCGTGGGCAACGAGGCGAGCAGGAAAGAATGGCTCGCTCGCATCATTCGGGCGCTTTTCTAGGTGCTGCCAGGAGAGGACGTTGCACCTCACGCCCTCCAGCGGTTCTACTCGACCGTTCCGATGTGAGCCTGCTGGATCGCGGCTCTTGCGGTGTGCAGAAGGACGTTGATCGCGACGCGCGGGCGAGACGGGAGCCAAGGCGGCTTTGACGGAAGTCGAATGCGTAAGCTTTGTTGATAACAATGTACTTGGAATTTCGATCGACATTGTTGGCAACACTGATTGCATCCTCAGCATATCGCCCTGCACATTTGCGGAACTTGAAGTCCAAATGTTTACGGCTAGAATTTTGTGAGTTGTGTTGAGGGGGAGTTGCGATGGCCTACCGCCCACACGATGTCATGTTCGGTTTCGCTGAGATGGACTGCGGTGCGCGCGTGGTCCTCGCCGTTCAAGGACACCCCTACCTGAGAGAGCCGAAGGTGGTCGAGATCGAAGGTCTCGATCTTAATGCCGAGCTGTGCCTGCAAAACGGCTTTTTGCCGATTGGGCCGAATATCTGGACTCTGGTCGGTGATACTGACCAGGAGATGGCAGCGCAGTTTCTGGCTCGACTCGGGCTGATTTACGGGGCTCGGATCGCGGATATGGAACAGGCGTTGAATTTTGAAGAAAGCCATTCCCCGGTGGGGCTGGGTTTCAACCGGATCGAATGGGCTGCGATGGTTGCGACATCCATCGCAGTGGCATCTTGGGTTGTCCTCTAACCAGGACGACTGAATCCAAAGTTCGGACGGCGCTTGTTGCTGGCGGGCGGTTGGCTCATGCCAATTGCTCTAACGGGACAGGCCCAGCGGCCGCTTCAATGTGACAACGCCATACTGTGTATTCGCGTCCGATCGATCTTCGTCATGGTCCGCAACGTCCACGCGCGTCGTGCCGTGTGGCTCGTGGTTCGATCAGAGCTTGAGTCAATTCTCGGGACTTTCATTTCCGAGCCGTGCTCAAGCGGCGGCCAGACGATCCTGCTGCTTCCTCACAGCCCGGTCGGGATCGTGCAGCCGGATCAGCACTGCGATCTCGGGTGGCTTGATCAGGCAGCAAGGGAAACCCGGATTGCGACGCTGCGCCGTTCATCCGGTCCCGGCCAGGTCCGCTGCCGACCGCCGAGATTGACAGCATGTTCGTGAACAGGAAGGGCTATGGGCGCTTCGCCTCACAGGAATGCTCGATGCTGCCGAGCATCGGATAGCCGGTCGCAGCAATCGTTGCGCGCAGCATGTCGTGGCATGCCCCATCGGCTGCGAGCCGCGCTGCGGCACGCTTGTCCTCGGCACTCGGATTCGCGGGCAGGTGAGCCCCGGCGCGGCAGAGACGGTAGGTAATCAGCCGCTCGATGAGCGGATTGAGTTCACCGAGTTTCAGCTTTTTCGGAATCTCTGGCGCAGCAGCGTCGAGATCGACGCCGACACAGGAGAATGGCTTGATGATCTCGGCCCATGATTGGGTGAAGAGCGTATCCTGCGCCAATGCGGCTGGGGCTAAGGAGAGCGCGACGAGTGCGCTTGCAAAACTGATGCGTTTCATGGGTGATCGTCTGTCCAGCCGGCCTGTCGTCCCAGTCAGGGCCGCGCCGCACGACAGATGCGGACAGCCACGCCATCGGCGGCATGAGGCCGGCCCGTTCGCTGGGTGATGCGCGGCAGAGAGGCCAAGCACCAGCGGCCTGGACCGTCGCGCACAGGCTTGCGGCGCAGGGGAAGCGCTAGCCGACCGGCCCGCTCGCGGTCTTGTCATTATCGGCCAAAAGCTTGCTCGATCGTGCCGCAGGAAGCGGAACGGCCTCGGCCAGATCAAGGATGCGGTCTCCATCAGCGAACGGCCCGCATCCGCCGAGGATCGCGCCGTGCCCGGCCATTGGGAAGGCGATCTGATCGGCGTGGCCCGGAACAGCTACGTCGCCACGCTGGTCGAGCGTCACTCGCGCGACGTGATGCTGGTCAAGATCGCCAACAAGGACACCGAGAGCGTCGTCTCCGCCCTGATCAAACAGTCCCGGAAACTGCCCGGCGAACTCTATCAGTCCCTGACCTGGGATCGGGGCAAAGAGCTCGCCGATCACAAACGCCTGGCTCTCGCCTCGAACGTCGAGGCCTACTTCTGCGATCCCAGGTCACCCTGGCAACGCGGCTCCAACGAAAACGCCAATCGGCTGCTGCGACAGTACCTACCTCACGGGACCGACCTGTCCCTGCAAAGCCAGGCCCAGCCAGCGCCATCGCCCGACAGCTCAACCAACGGCCAAGAAAAACCTTGCTCTATCGAACCCCAGCGGAGACATTCGCAGAGTGTGTTGCAGCGATCAGTTCAGCCCACCGTGGTGAGCTGACACTCCCATCCATCGCCTCAAGTCGCAGCAACTGAGCTGCGGATTTCGCACGCGTTTCCGGCTTCGCGGGGCGGGGGGCGATCGCGGAGCTTTCAGGGCAGGGCTTCGGCGGCGAACACCTTCTGGACGATCTGCCAGCGCCCGTTGAGGTAAAAGCACGACAGCAGGTCTGTCACTTCGCGGGGCGGGATCCGCAGGCGGAGCTTGAGCAGCGCCATGTCACGGGTCATGGCGATGGAGAGGATCTGGTCGGCGCGCACGGCGCCGGCATCCTGCGGTGAGGTCAGGTTCCTGACCGCGTCGAGCCAGGCCGCGACAGGGGTAACCACCACGCTGTTGCCATCGCCGCGCCGGGTGACCAGGGCGACAGGGTCGAAGATGCTCGCGAACCTGTCGGCGTCCATCGCGTAGGCGGCGTCGAAGTAGGTTTTCGCCAGGGCGACCAATCCATCTATGTTTCCCGTCGAGGGCGTGTCCTGCTGTGTCATGGTGTTTCCCTTCAAATTCAGCGTCCAGCAGAGTATAAAGACGCGGCGGCAAACTTTAATCTGCGCGCGCTAATCAGCCTTGTAAGCTGAGCTAAGCAATCGAAGGCGTTCATGAAAACTTCTCTTCTGTCTGCCGGAGGCTTCAACCAGCTCCGCGCCTTCGTGGCCGTCGCCGGTTCGCTGAACTTCAGCCGGGCGGCCGAGAACCTCGGTGTGTCATCCTCGGCGCTCAGCCAGATGGTCCGAGCGCTCGAGGAGCAGGTCGGGGTCAGCCTGTTCAACCGCACCACCCGCAGCGTCTCCCTGACCGAGGCGGGGGCCAAGCTGTTCGAACGGGTCCAGCCCGCCGTCGCGGAGCTGGCGGAGGCGCTGGGCGAGACCCGCGAGCGCCGCGCCCATCCCGCGGGGACCGTGCGGTTGCACTGTTTCCGGGCGGCGGCGGAGCTCTACCTGACGCCGATCCTCCGTGACTTCAGCGAGGCCTATCCGCAGGTCGTACTCGACGTCACCCTCGACGACGCCATCGTGGACATCGTGGCCGAGGGCTATGACGCCGCCATCCGCCTCGGGGAGGTGATCGACAAGGACCTCATTGCGGTGAAACTCGGCCCGGACCTACGCCAGACCGCGGTCGCCTCGCCCGACTATCTCGCCCGGCACGGGACGCCGGCCCATCCGCGCGACCTTCTCACCCATCGCTGCATCGGCTGGCGATGGCCGGGGCAAAAGACGCCGTACAAGTGGGAGTTCATGGAAGACGGCAAGTGGTTCGAGGTCGCCATCGACGGCCCCCTGATCTCCAACATGAAGGACTTCGGGGTGCAGGCGGCGGTCGACGGGGTCGGCGTCGCATTCGCCAGCCAGCAGCTGATCGCACCCCACATTGCTGAGGGCCGCCTTGTCGCGCTGCTCGAGACCTGGTCGGCTCCCTTTCCCGGTTACTACCTCTGCTATCCCGCCCAACGGCAGATGGCGCCGCCGCTTCGCGCCGTGATCGACGCCATCCGCGGCGGCTCGCGCGAGAGTAACGGCGTGGAGACGGCGGCGGCGATCGGCGCGGCTGTCCCCCGAGGTCTGCGCCCACACCAGTAACGCGAGGCGCACCGTCGCCAGGCGCATCAACAAGAGTTTTTAAACCTCGCCGGGGCTCATTGCTTTTCCGGCCGCGTGACCGCCGGGAGATTGTCGTGTCGCTGACGGTTGGAGCGCCTCGGGCGTCCGAGAAGGTTTGCAGTGGCGAACCGCTACATCTGCAATGGGTGGAGGCCGTGTGGAAACGTCTTTCAGGGTCGTGCTCTGACGATGCGACAGGGTCTGAGGGTCAGGCTCTCATGGCCTTCATCAACGTCGCCGCGCCGAGGATGGCGATGGCCCGCTTGAGATTGTAGGCCAGCACATGGAGGCTCATCTCGGTTCCGACATTGGGGAGGTGGCGGGTCAGGAAGTGACTTCGGCCCATCCAGTCCTTGATCGTGCCGAAGACGTGCTCGACCGTGCGCCTTCGGATCCGCATGGCGTCGGGCATGCGATCGAGCCGGCGCTGCATGGCCTCGATCACCACCTCGTGCTCCCAGCGCTTGATGCGGCGCTGCTTGCCGGTGGTGCATTGGTCTTTGACCAGGCAGGCTCCGCAGCCGTCGGCCCAGTAGGTATGGAGTGTCAGATCCTTCTCGACCGATGAGAAGCGCCATGTGAGCGTCTCGCCGGCGGGACAGCGATAGGTGTCGCTCGGAGCATCGTAGGTGAAGTCCTGCTTGCCCCAGCGCCCGTCGGCTTTGGCCCCTGATGTCAGGGGCTTGGGGACGATGGCGGAGATGCCGATCTCGTCGCAGGCCAGGACCTCCTCGCCTGAGAAGTAGCCGCGATCGGCCAGCACAGTCAGCGCACCGGCTCCTGTCGCATCCTTTGCCTGACGCCCCATGCTGGCGAGCTGGCTGCGGTCGTGGCCGATGTTGGTGACCTCATGAGCCACGATCAGATGATGTTTGGCGTCGACCGCCGCCTGAACGTTGTAGCCGACGAGGCCAGTGCCCTTGCCGTTGGTGGCCATGGCGCGGGCGTCGGGATCGGTCAGCGAGACCTGACGGTCTGGCGCCACCGCGACGACGTGGTCCATCGCCTGGAGGTCACGCATCTGCTGACGCAGGCGATCAAGCCGGTCCTTGAGGCGGATGCTGCGCATCTGCGCGACGTCATCCTCCTGCCGGTCGGCCGTATCGAGCAGCGACAGATAGCGTGCGATGCTTGCCTCCACCTGCTCCATCCGGCGACGGATCGCGCCGGGCGTGAAGTTCTTGTCGCGCGTGTTGACGGCCTTGAACCGGCTGCCGTCCACGGCCACGGTGCCGCCTGCCAGAAGGCCGAGTTGGCGGCACAGCACGACGAACTGCGCGCAGGCAGCCCGGATCGCAGCCCCATTGTCACGGCGAAAGTCGGCGATGGTCTTGAAGTCGGGCGCAAGCTTGCCCGTCAGCCACATCACCTCGACGTTGCGGCCGGCCTCGCGCTCCAGCCGGCGGCTCGACTGAACCTGGTTGAGGTAGCCGTAGAGGTACAGCTTGAGAAGGGTAGCGGGGTGGTATCCAGGCCGCCCCGTCGAGGCCGGGCCGGCAAAGCCCATCGTTCCCAGATCGAGTTCGTCGATGAAGACATCCACCACCCGGACCGGATTATCTTCGCTGACGTAGTCCTCAAGACAGTCGGGCAGGAGCAGTCTCTGCAGCCGGGTCTCGCCTTCGATGTAGCGCGCCATGCAAGCCCTCGGATCGCTCCAGAAAGCCTACCAGATCAGCCCGTTTCCACACAGCCTCGGTGGATAGCTGAACGTCGCGACCGCCGCCGCAAACGA includes:
- a CDS encoding nuclear transport factor 2 family protein; the protein is MTQQDTPSTGNIDGLVALAKTYFDAAYAMDADRFASIFDPVALVTRRGDGNSVVVTPVAAWLDAVRNLTSPQDAGAVRADQILSIAMTRDMALLKLRLRIPPREVTDLLSCFYLNGRWQIVQKVFAAEALP
- a CDS encoding DUF533 domain-containing protein, which produces MSLVGTLAKLAIGVVAAKGVGYMLGQKGKDGAATPGGGAQTSMNDMLGSLLGGSAGPNAPAAPSPDNQGSVGQYGGSGRASAPDPGSSGTQPSLGDMIGSILGAGAGGTTAPQRGGPAGASAAQPGLQDILGSILGSSAGGPGLPNGLGGLLEQLAGASTGAARPGAGPASGGTGLDAIIGGLASALGGAAAGSGGAKAEPAGTGGSFGDVLNQSLQNAGEPNVAPKPQQEAAAGLMLKAMLQAAKCDGELDDGERQKIMEALGDASPQDIDFVNRELAAPVDVAGLVKQVPKGLEQQVYTVSVLGIDLDSQAEAEYLASLGQALGLQPAQMNALHAKLSVPALFG
- a CDS encoding IS1182 family transposase, which encodes MARYIEGETRLQRLLLPDCLEDYVSEDNPVRVVDVFIDELDLGTMGFAGPASTGRPGYHPATLLKLYLYGYLNQVQSSRRLEREAGRNVEVMWLTGKLAPDFKTIADFRRDNGAAIRAACAQFVVLCRQLGLLAGGTVAVDGSRFKAVNTRDKNFTPGAIRRRMEQVEASIARYLSLLDTADRQEDDVAQMRSIRLKDRLDRLRQQMRDLQAMDHVVAVAPDRQVSLTDPDARAMATNGKGTGLVGYNVQAAVDAKHHLIVAHEVTNIGHDRSQLASMGRQAKDATGAGALTVLADRGYFSGEEVLACDEIGISAIVPKPLTSGAKADGRWGKQDFTYDAPSDTYRCPAGETLTWRFSSVEKDLTLHTYWADGCGACLVKDQCTTGKQRRIKRWEHEVVIEAMQRRLDRMPDAMRIRRRTVEHVFGTIKDWMGRSHFLTRHLPNVGTEMSLHVLAYNLKRAIAILGAATLMKAMRA
- a CDS encoding aldehyde dehydrogenase family protein, producing the protein MDGRPEHTGGNDSTGPDSGYLRRQMLIGGEWRDAASGQTIVVENPGRKEPLGDVPRGGAVDVDLAVAAAGAAGPAWARISARDRGRACLAISEDLEAREEELARLIASETGNALRTQARGEAKWVADVFRYFGGLASELKGMTVPLGESMLSYTRREPIGIVGAIVPWNAPAQLASLKIAPAICAGNTLVLKAAEDAPLAVLMIAEICQAHLPPGVVNVLTGYGAECGGPLTTHPRIRKLSFTGSTAVGKAIMRSAADRVVPVSLELGGKSPSIVFPDADEDWVVEGIIASMRFTRQSQSCTAGSRLFLHADIFEPFLDKLAAKVKSLKIGDPLDEATDIGSIINERQFTKVCGYIEEGLLRPDARLVTGGLPPREGPLATGYFAIPTIFADASNDWRLAREEIFGPVLVAIPWRDEADAIRMANESHYGLAAYVWSRDIGQALRTAHAVEAGWVQVNQGGGQLLGQSYGGVKESGIGREMSLEGMLDSFTETKTINVNLALPPPPR
- a CDS encoding phasin family protein is translated as MHDLPKSLMEPWKLSLTAAVKTHRLALDNVRKLGEQQLDMMRASMDLGFARLRAAAEIRDAQDLLAFQSGQIEAAMSLSEKLIADGKALADLGDGILAECGRLTEDVIGQPALPLPAQSPRKAA
- a CDS encoding LysR family transcriptional regulator, whose protein sequence is MKTSLLSAGGFNQLRAFVAVAGSLNFSRAAENLGVSSSALSQMVRALEEQVGVSLFNRTTRSVSLTEAGAKLFERVQPAVAELAEALGETRERRAHPAGTVRLHCFRAAAELYLTPILRDFSEAYPQVVLDVTLDDAIVDIVAEGYDAAIRLGEVIDKDLIAVKLGPDLRQTAVASPDYLARHGTPAHPRDLLTHRCIGWRWPGQKTPYKWEFMEDGKWFEVAIDGPLISNMKDFGVQAAVDGVGVAFASQQLIAPHIAEGRLVALLETWSAPFPGYYLCYPAQRQMAPPLRAVIDAIRGGSRESNGVETAAAIGAAVPRGLRPHQ